DNA from Pseudomonadota bacterium:
CGCAAAACTGCGGGCGCCGTTTACGTCATGGATGAGGGATATGGGCATATCAAAGATAGGCGCACTGTTCGCCGCTAATGTTGACTCGGTTGCGAGTCAAAAAACTCCACAACAACCAGAGAGCAAAGCCACTGCTGTAACGCAGAGCAGCGCTAGCGAGGCCGTAGTGCTCTCGAGCTCCCTGGCACGCTCCGGGGC
Protein-coding regions in this window:
- a CDS encoding flagellar biosynthesis anti-sigma factor FlgM, which translates into the protein AKLRAPFTSWMRDMGISKIGALFAANVDSVASQKTPQQPESKATAVTQSSASEAVVLSSSLARSGAVDADPGRAGRIQQLKGQVRSGSYSADSTKVALAVMRDLG